A segment of the Corylus avellana chromosome ca2, CavTom2PMs-1.0 genome:
TATCTTCGCTTGTTGGATTGAGTTTGGTGGTTTGCTTCTTCCTTATAAAGATCCCAATTGATAGTTCTATCAAGATCCCAAGGTTAATTCTTCCTCATCGATCCTTAATTTGTTGTcttcttttcatatatatatatatatatatattttggttttgCTGTCTTCTTTTGCCTACTCTTTAATTaagtaagaatttttaaatttctatgaCAAGAAAACCACATGTACACACTCTAGCTCTCTCATGCATGCATATACTACACGTACATATTATTGAGTTATATATTaacctttctctttctctttctttttttttttttctttttttttttataataattaattaaattgaggGATACTTTTGTttgacaatttattttttatatataatgcaGGAAAATTCTATTGGAAGTCAAAGACCAAGAATTTAGTGATGTCAAGTTGCATACCCACCACCATCAGGTAAATACATTAATGGCTAccacactatatatataaaataataattcaataattcaaaaggttaaataccttatttaCACCGAtggtttaacttttttattttgtcccTTATGACttattttttatcacaaaaggtatctaaaggataaaaaataaaaaagttaaaccatatgggtgaataaggtatttaaccctaattcaAATCATCTAAATCCCATAATTTAGAAAATTACAAGATTTTCTATtgtacatttatttttataaaagcaatcgaatttacattttttttttctcaatccTAAAATGTTATTATAAATATCTCTAAACATTAATTACATTCTCAGGTAGTGGTGGATAATGGCATCGTGCGTGTCATATTGTCGAGACCGGACGGTGATGTGTTGCAAATAGAGTATAATGGTATCACTAATTTACTTGAGGAtcataataaaagagaaaacagggGGTACGTATATATATCACTTGCTTTTAAATTTGATCGCCTGATTAAATATTCTTGCTTTTAGATTTTCccttatatattattctttcttCTATCCTAGTTATTGGGATGTAGCTTGGAATCAGCCAGATCAAGGTCCTAAGGGTGCCGTTGAGAGGTAAAAATCAATTATCTAATACTGCTATTTATACTCAATCATTTATTACACCTACTTCACATTATAATTAAGTTGATATAATGTATTTTAAGTAGCTGACATGTAAAGTTAATTAAAACACGTCACGTTATATCTCACATCAACAGATGTGAGATAAGTGAGATAAAATAGTGCATTAATTACTCGCATGAATTTGTAGGatctacataaaaaaaatatacatttttccCAAGctaatatatgtatatgaattATTTGCAGAATAGCAGGAACAAAATTTAGGATTATAACCAACAACAAGGACCAAGTAGAACTTTCATTTACTCGGACATGGAAGGTTTCGTCCCATGAAAGTGGAAGTGTTCCCTTAAACGTAGACAAAAGGTACATATGCAATTAAGTCTTTTCCTTTCATTAATTTTGGAACTAATTAACTAGTGGTAATTCTAATAtgaaattacatatatatttaattttgtagGTACATATTTCGTCGCGGCACTTCGGGATATTATACATACTCAATATTTGAGCGTCTTAAAGGATGGCCCAAGGTGGATTTGGGTTATATTAGGGCTGCTTACAAGCTCAAAAAGGACAAGTGAGTAAATAAAAGatgttcatttaattttatacaaaataaattgaatatcAAAGTGAATAATTATAAtcattatatttgaaaattaatgatCAGGTTTCACTACATGGCACTATCAGATGATAAGCAGAGGATCATGCCAACGCAAAAGGACCGGGAAAAGAGTCACGCCCTTGCCTACCCAGAGGCAGTTCTTTTGACAAATGCAACCAATCCTACAATTAGAGGAGAAGTGGATGACAAGTACCAGTACTCGTCGGATGTAAAAGACACCAAAGTTCATGGGTGGATATCCCTTGACCCACCTGTTGGATTCTGGATCATAACACCCTCTGAAGAGTTTCGTTCAGGTGGGCCCACCAAGCAAGAACTCACCTCTCATGTCGGCCCCACTGCCCTCTGTGTAAGTCCACCTATCCATACGCCAAATAAGTGCTAATTCAATGACTTATTTTCACTACTACATCGTCAAGTTATATGATAGTCataataatctactaaatatGATTactctttaaagtttaaacaaaTACTTTCACGTTGATTTTTTAACGGACTTATGGTAAATATTGTAATACTCCTAACAACATTCAAAATTAAGCAAAAACTCTATTTGCAGTAAAAACATTAGGcgtccataatttttttttttcttttttcttttataattaatagAATAGTCAACTTTCTAATTTGGTTATTCATATTTAGGTGTTTATGAGTGCACACTATTCGGGAATGGACCTTGAGATGAAATTCAAAGATGGAGAGCCGTGGAAAAAGGTCTTTGGACCTATATTTGTCTATATAAATTCTGTTTCTCATCAAAATGATTACCAAAAACTTTGGGTAGACGCTAAGGAGAAGGTATGTTTAAGTTGAGGCACTCTTTTCTCTGAATCTtaactaaattttgaaataactcacaattgatttttatttagatGTTGCATGAGGTTGATAGCTGGCCATATAATTTCACTGAGTCAAGAGATTTCCCTTCTGTTGATCAACGTGGAACTGTTGCGGGTCAACTGCTAGTTAGTGACCAGTATGTCCCATCTCTACttgcacataattttttatgttagaTGGCTTAAGCTTCTATTTAGTTCTAGTTGAATCTAGATTCTTTGGTATTGAAACACTTGTTCAAAATAAAAGGGCCACGTGTCTTGCAGGTATATCAGTAAGAGCTTAATTCGGGGGCGATCTGCTTATGTTGGTTTGGCAGCTCCTGGAGAGGTAGGGTCGTGGCAAAGAGAAAGCAAGGTATTTTTCTCCTACATAATTACACTTTCAATTAATTATGAATGTTGATCATGCACTAATTAGctataaattttgtttctttgtttatttcttttaggGGTATCAATTCTGGACCCAAGCTGACGATGAGGGACATTTCGTGATTAAAAACATCAGACCCGGGTGCTATAATTTGTATGCATGGGTCCCTGGTGTTATTGGGGATTACAAATATGACACCATGATTACTATTAAACCAGGTAAGCATATAAATGAGCATGTGTTATATATTGTTTACTTAAAAGACCAAATCATAACTCAATAGAcatgtcaacttttttttaCTATAAGAAAATGAGTCCATAATATTATAGTAAAATTTCAAGGATAATATAGCTTTTACTACAAATTATTTTCAAGCTGAATTAATAGTCCATACATCATTAAATGGTTAAGCAACATATGAGTTGTCACATTAGTTTGAAAAGAGATTGTCGTAAAATACATAGAATCCCAAACATTTTACAAGTGCTCAAccaatgactaattttcattgacaaatcatcaagttgtatgataataatataatagttCACTAAATAAAGTTGCCTTATTTGGGTGGGTCACATCGTTAAATCACATGTGGCGTATGGTTCATGCTTTAAATATTGTCATAGAATATATTACACCAAATACTAACTAATTTGACTTAATCAAGAGAGAAGTGTACTAGCTTTCCATGCAACTTAGTGATTGATATAGAATTATTGATATCCAATGCAGGTTTGGAAGTCAAATTGGGAGCCATTGTCTATGCGCCTCCGAGACATGGTCCAACCCTATGGGAAATTGGCATCCCTGATCGCACTGCTGCAGAGTTCTATGTACCAGACCCATATCCAACGCTCACTAACCGATTGTACAACCACTCAGAAAAGTTAGTCACGTGCATTAATATCACAAATTGTTGCTGCaatcttaattaaattttattgcttagttttgaataatttatatttgcAGGTTCAGGCAGTATGGTTTGTGGGATCGATATACAGATTTATATCATGACCAAGATCTTGTCTACACCATTAATGTTAGCGATTATCGTAAAGATTGGTTCTTTGCTCATCTTAACAGGTATATACATTTGTCAATCGATCTTGTGATATTAACCAAAACAAGTCGACCATTAAGCTAACCCTAGTGGGCATGCCcttctttatttcctttataataatttttggttCTAATAATGCATTACAGGAATATAAATAATGGGACATGTGAATCAACAACATGGCAGATCAAATTTGAACTTGTTAATGTGAACAAGAACGTCAATTATACATTCCAATTAGCCTTGGCATCAGCCCATTATGCAGTAGTACAGGTACAAAACTTCGATCTCGATCTAGTACAATAAGTTTTCCTGTTGCACTATAATATATAAGGCAATCCATGTGAAAGTAGGGAATAGGCTCTACTTGCTCTGACAGGTGATTGAACAACTGTCAGAACAGATTGGGTTTGTTCCTACTTTCATGTGGGGCTATCTTTGTTTTGGATCCGATGGCTTTACTGAGTTCATCAAAtgagataacttttttttttggttaatattTTGCTTATGATTTGATGATTGGATTGTAAGGTTCGATTCAACGACGCACGCGCCAAACCTGCTCACTTTTCAACAGGATTTATTGGAAGGGACAACGCCATCGCAAGGCATGGAATCCATGGGTTGTATTGGCTTTACAGCATTGATGTAAAAGGCAATCTACTCCATGAAGGAAACAACACAATCTATCTTAGACAGGCCAAAAGTGAAAACTATTTTCAAGGAGTCATGTACGACTACCTTCGTCTAGAAGGGCCTTCAGAAGCCTGATCATTAATTTACAAGATTCTAGATCTTTCTTCCCCATTTGGGAACATATAGTCACATATGGTTATCACGTACAATTGCATGTAGCTATAAGAACAAATTTATTTGCTGTGTTTTACGGCTAATTAAGCATCAAACTTGATTTCTTAgttcaaaaatgaaatgaaatttttgtgGTTATACTAGTATTCCATGAATTTAGATATGTCCCCATCcttcttttacatttttaaatacCTAATTTCCGTATCATTTGTAATGAATTCATAAGAAGCCTTGTGATTTAATATGGGTCTGgtataagaaaattttattgggTCGTGTAATTTCATTTGAGTTCTATTAGTTAGTGGTAATTaacttttaagattttttttttcctttttttttttgtaattcaataatgggCTTGGCCGAAAGACAATTAAATTAGAGTTAGCTTTAGTCATTAAGCTTATTTAAGTGAACTTTTATACTCCAATGGAGACATATTAGaatgggaaatgctaggtgttcttctagtgttttcctggtgtcctcctaactgtgatgtgacttttaaaattattgttaaatttgagattttcattatttacttttaatctattggtgattttaaaagtcacatcacagttaggaggacacctagcatttccctatTATAATTGATGAATAGTTGAATAAATTTCaagggtaattaccttttgcccctCATGAACTATAGCGTTTTGGCACTTTCCCTTTATGAACTACCAATTATGACAtttgaccccatcaaactaccatcttatgacaaaaaatctcatttcgtcagtcaaaaaggttaaaatTGACGATCAACGGTCATATGCAAGTCATGcgatattttaaatttttttcttccacttttgccctcacttcagaccaagaaaatgacgcttataccctcctaaaccctaatccaacacatgaaatgaatttaaaattcagccaaaagtgaaaaaaaaaaaaaatttaaaatggcacatgacttgcatatgcccgttgaccgtcaattttaacccatttgactgacggaagggggctttttgtcataaaatggtagtttgatagggtcaagtaggggtgcaaaggcggttacggttagcggttagtggcaataaccgctaaccgtaaccgtcctagcggttagtaaatttcactaaccgcaaccgctaaccgcctaacggttagcggttagcggttaaccgccggttagcggttagcgaaatagataaccgcccgctaaccgcttttttaaaattgggctttttttttttggctttctttagggctttttgagcttttttttaccctcattttttttttcttgtatttttaatatcttattGGGCCCAATATAATCCAAAACCCATTCCGATCATACCCCAATAATCAACAAATACACAATAAATGACCCAAAATCATTggaaataattgtaaaatagtaggaaatcaaaaatcaaagtagCTCGGGAAAAACTCCAAGAAAATGAACCCAAAATCACTGACCTTGGCTgtctaatttgagaaaaaaactaCCCAGTATTTTCGTTGAGCCGATCATGAGCAGCGGGTGAGTTTGAGagagttgagacttgagagaggcTGCTCAGCAACTTTGAGTGATTTTGAGATTTCGTGAGATTTAGGGttggaagaaagagatgaatatatacaggtgcaaaacgatgtagttttgccttctatataatttttttttttttttaaaaaaaaggttgaaggataaaactattaactatcaatgattcaattttaaaaaaattgttactaatggttcaaaaaattcaaaattgttcaaaaaatggttaactttttttttttaaaaaaaaaaatggttaaatttctttttctaaaaaatgttcaaaaaatacattaatacttcaattgtaattataagtgacacattgttgaatctaatgtcaattacNNNNNNNNNNNNNNNNNNNNNNNNNNNNNNNNNNNNNNNNNNNNNNNNNNNNNNNNNNNNNNNNNNNNNNNNNNNNNNNNNNNNNNNNNNNNNNNNNNNNgccatgggggtggcttcggccaccccagccccaactggggtggccagccaccccttagtttttaaatattttttattattttcttttttaattatttttaaaatatatattatgttattattatttttttttataaattggacAGGTGTCCCATTTATAACCTTAGGATCTCTCTAAAGAAATCCTGAccattaactaaatattctccGATCCAAAAtagattggagaggatcctattcctctTTTTAGTGGGTGTGACTCCACATTGGTAGTGagattcttcctcttctttttctagttttaaCTACATATGTTTTTCGAAAAGGTGAAATAGATTCTTcgttaaaatttgaaatgtctGGTAGTCTCACCTCAACTCTTTTgatacatcaaattaaaataataattttttaaaaaatatatctttttatttttgtaaacaaaaaaaaaagaaaaagaaaaagtgaaaccCTTGGAGGCACCACCGGCCAGCTCTTGGCTAATGGGGGAGGCACCATCAAAAATATGCGGAGGCAACATGATTGAATTTGAGGACAAATAGGACTACTTTGTTTTAAGATGTGAGAACAGGGGCAAACAAAAGACATGGCCTATGATTTTGATAATCCTGATAAATTTCCTCTTTATGACAACTTTTATCATTGTGTGATAGCCATGGTAAATCACCCATCTTTTGTTAACCTCTATCATACCACACCCAACAAACTTAGCAACGCCTAAATCGTTCCTCTCATCTCTTTGCTAAACCTCCAAGATTTAGcaaactgatgtgtagctcattcattcGTGCCATTCCATTCATTTTAagtaggaaaaattacactttatcccccaaggttttaaaccattttcaatttaacctccaatgttttaaaaattgcaatgtaCCCCATCAaagttccaaaattttcaactgTAGCCCATCCATTAACCATTTAACCTCCTATGTTTTATCCGCGGCCATGAAATCACAAAACAAACCCATTAAAATAACAAGACATCCAACCCATAGTGAAATCATAAAACAAACCTAGAGCATCCATAATCCCCTTCTCTTACACGATCACATCACATCCATTTAAAGCAtatgttggagatgctcttatcAATTAGACATCAACATAGGCAGAGAGTGCTTCACTGATGACCACTAAAGTTAACCTATTCGCTTTTcagttttcaatatttttttttccatgtttaAGAGTTTGATAAGATTCCATTCCATGCTTTGGACGtagattttcttctcttttcctttttttttttttttaaaaaaaaaaaatttaattttaaattttaaatttttattatatctttttattagtAACTTATTTATAAATCACTAATTCATCACCGTACACAATCCTAACTACATACACAACTTTCATACTATCTCTATTTAATCTATCTCTTTTTGATTCAAATTAATAGAATCTTAAATGTTAAATCATTTAGCCTAAACCAATCACTTCTTAATTCAAACTAAGGATGTATGATTTAgacatcaaatatattttctagacatatttgattaaatttaaaactaatatttataccaaagtatttttagttatttaataaattccTTGGGTGTCACATCCTCGATCCcgtccttattagaatttcatcctcaaaatttaaatgtaaCATATATCTATGCATGATTATAACTTGAGAACACTTAAACTACTAAGTCTCGTGTCAAATCAATCTCTTGACTAATATACTGCATAtcacaatatcataaatttttttcctgCCGACTTTTGTCATCTTGTCATCCTATTTGAGATCACCCTATTGTATCGCAACTTCTATTCTATGGTCTCCAATTCTTATGCGACATGTATTGTGACAACTAAACTTCCTTGAGCACTGTCTCAATCATGTACCTTCATGTTGTGTATCAAGTCATTCACCATACACCTattacactttctttttttctttttttttttttggtacacaTTAAGAGGCTTATCTCCAAGGTGCTTGATGGATCATAGTATCACCCTCATCCGAGGATTAAATGATAGTCGTGCTACTTTATTTCATATACCTAttatcaataatattttctaaTCTCTCTTGCTAAATTGACTACCACAAAGTCAATTTTTAGCCAATAAATCTAATATTTGCCTAACCTCAATGGCATTTGATTGTACTTTATACATATGAAAGGCGACTTCCATGCTTTCATATACATTTGTCTATCTCTTACAAGTCCTACTATCATTTCTTTTGCAGTTCTTAGCAGCATAacttgaaatatttaactatacCTTTAAATTAAAACTTCACACCTGATCTTACTAAGTGTCCTCAATACTATTTTAATCAACCTTATCAACAAGGTGTAAACTAATATTTCCATATATTTCTTTCTATCTTTTAATATTCGAGATCATGCACTGCTGACATAATTATCCAAACTTCTATTTCCTCAATTTATATCTAGGTACCAATCCTTATAtgatttgtttcttgtttaagcaTAAATACTATAATCCTCAAgatataaaataatgaaataccTATTTTTAATCCTACATGTCTATGTTTTACTCGTACCTCAACCATGATAGGCAAAATGTTTATCCTTATAATAGAGATTCTTTCTGAGAAACTCACTCCAAGTATATCATATTTCTAAACtcttaatattatttatcttaaGCTCTTGGTGCACTAGGAAACCTTTGATTTAAATCCCATTCACCAAGCTAGTTTCCAATCATTAATCCTCAATAacatatttttctctaattctCCAAAGTTTATcaaacatatattaaaatctcGATATTCAATCTCTTGATTCTAAAGTTGCTCCCACTATGGAAAATCAAAGAAGTAGGGAAAATTTCTTCTATATACTCATGGAGCAGCAATAAAGTGCCTATCTAATTTATCAATCTTATCATTCCATAAATCTGTAAAAGTAATAAGCATCAAAATTCAGCAATTTATGTctccaaaaatattatttcatgacTATACCTTAAAAGTGACACTAAGTATCAAGCCCTTCTACTCAAGCAGCCATTTTTATTTCCATGCCTCAAGTTGGCCTATGACTAGCATAATCCAAACCTTTTGCTAGACCCTTCAGGAATGGCTACTCAACTTAACTCTTAGAACTATCGAAATTATCTTTCCTTTAGACTAATCATAGCCTATGCTCTGGCATCGATTCCAACATAGATCCTTCAGATTTAAGTTCTCACTATTCTGCTCAGCCATATTAATATCATTTATAAACTACACATCCACACTTAATAGTTCATTTTCGTAACTTGTTCAACAAACATTTCTTAATTGTAATTAAGATAAAACTAACTAATGTGCTGAGAGATGAGAATTAATTGGATATATAACAGCATTCTAATACCCACGGAGAATAAAAAAGAGTCTGGTGACACCTCAGTGCTTGAGAAACATCAACCTAAAATATTGaagtatgaaaaaatgaaaaagaaaagaagtcaTGAAGTCATGCAGATGGATAAAACAGAGATTATAGGCAAACAAAGGATATCGACAGACTGAAAAGAAGATTAACTATCATACACAAGATACAAGACTTGCACTTTCTAATTGATTCACTTATATTGGATTATATAGACCAGGATATAAGATTAAGCCCGGTCATAAAGTTTGAAGTACCAGTATGGATTTAGATTAATTAAAGATATAATGTGTTTGTGTTTATGAATGCACATGTATAAGTACTTacttaaatatgatttttaacaaACTCTCCCTTAGTGAATACGGTTCATAAGAAACTGTCCCTTAAAATCTTCCCTTTTCTATTCTGAGTAATTTTCCCTTTAtgcttttctcttctctctttccaaCATAGGCTAATTGGAGCACAAGCGAAAGCAGGTCACCTAATTAATTGTACAAAGAATCCCAAAGCAATTGCCCTTGAaaatgagagtgagagagaggatGTACCTGAAACTGCATTTTGGTAAATGGATCAAGATCACCTTCTGCTATGCCTTTCGCTGTATGTTGTGATATCAATGTATCCCATGTCAAGAAATGACTTCTAGCATTTCAActattagagaaaaaaatgttCTGAGAATTAGACTAAAAAGCTGAGTTGTAAATAAAGGATATGGGCCGAGGAAGTCCAAATCATCTCCAACATTATCAGATATGTTGGATAGATGTACAAGTTCTTCATTGATAGGATCATAAACCCGTTGATGCTGGAAAGTGAATGTTGCTTTCTTGAATGATTCTTCATATAATGGAGGGACAGAAACAGTGCTGTACCTCAAGTGCTTAATCACCTATATCGAGCCAATCAACATCAAAAAGATCAATAATTCACCAACTGAATTTAATGACTTCTGACGAAAAAAAATCTGTGAGCCAGTTGAAACCAAAAAACTTATTTCTGCTCACAACCAAAAGCATTTCTTGGtatctctcctttttttctgtTCTCTTTTGTTTATGCG
Coding sequences within it:
- the LOC132169661 gene encoding probable rhamnogalacturonate lyase B, producing MENWRRISSLVGLSLVVCFFLIKIPIDSSIKIPRKILLEVKDQEFSDVKLHTHHHQVVVDNGIVRVILSRPDGDVLQIEYNGITNLLEDHNKRENRGYWDVAWNQPDQGPKGAVERIAGTKFRIITNNKDQVELSFTRTWKVSSHESGSVPLNVDKRYIFRRGTSGYYTYSIFERLKGWPKVDLGYIRAAYKLKKDKFHYMALSDDKQRIMPTQKDREKSHALAYPEAVLLTNATNPTIRGEVDDKYQYSSDVKDTKVHGWISLDPPVGFWIITPSEEFRSGGPTKQELTSHVGPTALCVFMSAHYSGMDLEMKFKDGEPWKKVFGPIFVYINSVSHQNDYQKLWVDAKEKMLHEVDSWPYNFTESRDFPSVDQRGTVAGQLLVSDQYISKSLIRGRSAYVGLAAPGEVGSWQRESKGYQFWTQADDEGHFVIKNIRPGCYNLYAWVPGVIGDYKYDTMITIKPGLEVKLGAIVYAPPRHGPTLWEIGIPDRTAAEFYVPDPYPTLTNRLYNHSEKFRQYGLWDRYTDLYHDQDLVYTINVSDYRKDWFFAHLNRNINNGTCESTTWQIKFELVNVNKNVNYTFQLALASAHYAVVQVRFNDARAKPAHFSTGFIGRDNAIARHGIHGLYWLYSIDVKGNLLHEGNNTIYLRQAKSENYFQGVMYDYLRLEGPSEA